One region of Pseudomonadota bacterium genomic DNA includes:
- a CDS encoding aminopeptidase, whose amino-acid sequence MLTDEQLNKYADVLLWGLKTARKGKFKKGDVILIQYDHPALRLAEILYGKILDMGMNPVQRMIGTYVIEQAFYQKGSDKQLVFMAPGDKELYENLHGRIFLRAPESLTHLRDIDPARIGKVLVSRKPLREILDRREEQGMHGWTLCTFPTDELARQANTTPEKYTSQILKACYLDNDNPIRSWESIYEDVTDIKKWLNNLKVKYFHIESKNIDLKITPGEQRRWKGISGHNIPSYEVFLSPDWRGTEGVYYANLPSFRSGNYVEEVRLFFEKGSVKKVEAKTGEDFAVKQIAMDKGASKVGEFSLTDKRFSRIDRFMADTLFDENFGGEYGNSHIAVGASYTDTYEGNPADMTKEMKKKLGFNDSALHWDLVNTENKTVTAHLVSGKKLVIYEKGMFRY is encoded by the coding sequence GTGCTTACAGATGAGCAACTTAATAAATACGCAGACGTACTTCTCTGGGGGTTGAAAACCGCACGGAAGGGCAAATTCAAAAAGGGCGATGTGATCCTTATTCAGTATGACCATCCGGCCCTCAGGCTTGCAGAAATACTATACGGGAAAATACTCGATATGGGGATGAATCCGGTTCAGCGGATGATCGGAACATATGTAATTGAGCAGGCATTCTATCAAAAGGGAAGCGACAAACAACTTGTTTTTATGGCGCCCGGTGATAAAGAGCTGTATGAAAACCTCCACGGAAGGATTTTTCTGCGTGCCCCTGAGTCGCTCACGCACCTCAGGGATATTGATCCTGCGAGAATCGGCAAGGTCCTTGTATCGAGAAAACCGCTCAGGGAAATCCTCGACAGGCGGGAGGAACAAGGAATGCATGGATGGACGCTGTGTACCTTTCCCACAGACGAACTTGCAAGGCAGGCAAATACAACGCCTGAAAAATACACATCTCAGATTTTAAAAGCATGTTATCTCGATAACGACAACCCGATTCGTTCATGGGAGTCTATTTATGAAGATGTTACAGACATAAAAAAGTGGCTTAACAATCTGAAGGTCAAATATTTCCATATAGAATCAAAAAATATAGATCTGAAGATAACACCCGGGGAACAAAGGCGATGGAAAGGCATTTCAGGGCATAATATTCCGAGTTATGAGGTCTTTCTCTCCCCTGACTGGAGGGGCACCGAAGGGGTGTATTATGCCAATCTGCCTTCCTTCAGAAGCGGCAACTATGTGGAGGAGGTACGGCTTTTCTTTGAAAAAGGCTCTGTAAAGAAGGTTGAGGCAAAAACCGGCGAAGATTTTGCCGTAAAACAGATTGCCATGGATAAAGGGGCGTCGAAGGTCGGCGAATTTTCTCTCACAGACAAACGGTTTTCACGAATCGACCGTTTCATGGCCGACACCCTATTTGATGAGAATTTTGGTGGGGAATACGGCAATTCACATATTGCCGTCGGTGCCTCGTATACCGATACATACGAAGGAAATCCTGCAGATATGACGAAGGAAATGAAGAAAAAGCTTGGCTTTAACGATTCCGCACTTCACTGGGACCTCGTGAACACAGAAAACAAAACAGTAACGGCACATCTGGTCTCAGGGAAAAAGCTGGTAATATATGAGAAGGGCATGTTCAGATATTGA
- a CDS encoding adenosine-specific kinase — protein sequence MELKTVKIDIPEGMNIIIGQSHFVKTVEDMYEILIGSAPSLKFGIAFSEASGPCLVRYEGNEETLMKLAYETSFSLSCGHTFVIFLKDGFPINVLNAIKACQEVCHIICATANPLQVVVAEEDHGRGIMGVIDGSKPKGIEDEEDKKARRELLRKFGYKL from the coding sequence ATGGAATTAAAGACCGTTAAAATCGATATCCCTGAAGGGATGAACATCATCATTGGCCAATCGCATTTTGTAAAGACCGTGGAGGACATGTATGAAATCCTTATCGGGTCTGCGCCGTCTCTTAAGTTCGGGATCGCCTTTTCAGAGGCAAGCGGGCCGTGCCTTGTGCGGTATGAAGGCAATGAGGAAACACTTATGAAACTGGCTTACGAAACATCTTTTTCCCTATCCTGCGGACACACATTTGTGATTTTTCTGAAGGATGGTTTTCCCATCAATGTCCTCAATGCTATAAAGGCTTGCCAGGAAGTATGTCATATCATATGCGCAACGGCAAACCCTTTGCAGGTCGTAGTCGCAGAGGAAGATCATGGCCGGGGCATCATGGGCGTTATCGACGGCTCAAAACCCAAGGGCATAGAGGACGAGGAAGACAAGAAGGCGCGCAGGGAACTTCTCCGGAAATTCGGGTATAAACTATAA
- a CDS encoding radical SAM protein, whose protein sequence is MIEDELVLSLIEKCELCPRRCRAARLRGEKGYCGIANEIIIAHYGLHYGEEPPISGTNGSGTIFFSSCNLRCMFCQNYQISHYRTGESYTIEELANIFILLEKQGCHNINLVSPTPYVPFIVAAIKHAKEKGIKIPFVYNTNAYENVETLKILDGLIDIYLPDFKYWSAGIANKLSDVPVDKSYPEYAAAAILEMKRQVGDLTTKNGIAIKGMLIRHLVLPGGLAGTEKIIGWIRDNLGTDTFISLMAQYYPVHKAGEYPVINRKIRYEEYEKLTDLLVKEGFKNVFIQKLESAPLFVPDFEKDKPFQQ, encoded by the coding sequence ATGATTGAAGATGAATTGGTATTGTCCCTTATTGAGAAGTGTGAACTCTGCCCGCGAAGATGCAGGGCAGCAAGGCTCAGGGGTGAAAAGGGATACTGTGGCATAGCAAACGAGATCATCATCGCCCATTACGGGCTGCATTACGGTGAAGAACCGCCTATCTCCGGTACGAACGGTTCGGGCACAATCTTTTTTTCCTCCTGCAACCTAAGGTGTATGTTCTGCCAGAATTATCAGATAAGTCATTACAGGACAGGCGAATCTTATACTATTGAAGAGCTTGCCAATATATTCATCCTGCTTGAAAAACAGGGTTGTCACAATATTAATCTTGTCAGTCCGACCCCTTACGTTCCCTTTATTGTTGCAGCCATAAAACATGCGAAGGAAAAAGGCATTAAAATTCCTTTTGTCTATAATACGAACGCTTATGAGAATGTAGAAACATTGAAAATACTTGATGGTCTTATAGACATATACCTTCCTGACTTCAAATACTGGAGCGCAGGGATTGCAAATAAACTATCCGATGTGCCCGTCGATAAAAGCTACCCTGAATATGCCGCAGCAGCGATCCTTGAGATGAAAAGACAGGTCGGGGACTTGACGACAAAAAACGGCATTGCAATAAAAGGGATGCTGATAAGGCATCTTGTCCTTCCTGGAGGCCTTGCAGGCACGGAGAAGATTATCGGGTGGATACGGGATAATCTTGGAACAGATACTTTTATAAGTCTCATGGCGCAGTATTACCCTGTGCATAAAGCCGGTGAATATCCTGTAATAAACAGGAAGATAAGATATGAAGAATACGAAAAGCTGACAGACCTGTTGGTAAAGGAAGGCTTTAAAAACGTCTTTATCCAGAAGCTCGAAAGCGCACCGCTTTTTGTACCGGACTTTGAAAAAGATAAGCCGTTTCAGCAATGA
- a CDS encoding bifunctional UDP-4-keto-pentose/UDP-xylose synthase — MKILILGVNGFIGNSLASQILKEKDWEVYGMDIRDDKLDTCLGDKRFHFVEGDISINKEWIEYHVKKCDIVLPLVAIATPATYVKDPLKVFRLDFEENLNVVRLCVKYGKKLLFPSTSEVYGMCTDKEFNEDESVLMLGPIRMQRWIYSSSKQLLDRVIWAYGFQHGLKFTLFRPFNWIGPKLDELITDSEKEGSSRVVTQFISNLFLGEPIKLVDGGMQRRCFTYIDDGIDCLMKIIENKDGKFNGEIFNIGNPNNEATIKDLAYKLKELFVNHPSTKNITKHSEIVETFSKDYYGEGYQDIDFRMPSIKKARTLIGWEPKVDLDTALKKTLEYYLEASLKMG, encoded by the coding sequence TTGAAGATACTGATACTTGGCGTGAACGGATTTATCGGCAACAGCCTTGCGTCGCAGATACTTAAAGAAAAAGATTGGGAAGTATACGGAATGGATATAAGAGACGATAAGCTCGATACCTGCCTTGGGGACAAACGCTTCCATTTTGTGGAAGGCGATATATCAATCAACAAGGAATGGATAGAATACCATGTAAAGAAATGCGATATAGTTCTGCCCCTTGTTGCAATAGCAACGCCTGCAACATACGTAAAAGATCCCCTCAAGGTCTTTCGTCTTGATTTTGAGGAGAATCTGAATGTCGTGAGATTATGCGTTAAGTACGGAAAAAAACTTCTTTTTCCATCCACATCAGAAGTATACGGCATGTGTACGGACAAGGAATTCAACGAAGATGAAAGTGTCCTTATGCTTGGCCCTATAAGGATGCAGCGGTGGATTTACAGCTCATCCAAACAACTCCTTGACAGGGTTATATGGGCATACGGATTCCAGCATGGTCTGAAGTTTACCCTGTTTCGGCCCTTCAATTGGATAGGACCAAAGCTTGATGAACTTATCACTGACTCTGAGAAAGAGGGAAGTTCAAGGGTTGTTACCCAGTTTATAAGCAACCTTTTTCTTGGCGAACCCATTAAGCTTGTAGATGGCGGCATGCAGCGCAGGTGCTTCACATATATAGACGACGGCATAGATTGTCTTATGAAAATCATTGAAAACAAAGACGGGAAATTTAACGGTGAAATATTTAATATCGGAAATCCGAACAACGAAGCCACGATCAAAGACCTTGCCTATAAACTGAAAGAGCTGTTTGTAAATCATCCTTCAACAAAAAACATTACAAAACATTCTGAAATTGTTGAGACATTTTCCAAGGATTACTACGGTGAAGGTTACCAGGATATTGACTTCAGGATGCCTTCAATCAAAAAGGCAAGGACGCTTATCGGCTGGGAACCCAAAGTTGACCTTGATACTGCTTTGAAAAAGACTCTTGAATATTATCTTGAAGCAAGCCTGAAGATGGGGTGA
- a CDS encoding formyltransferase, with the protein MKVVVFGYHEIGYVCLEELVKFGAEILCLFTHKDAQEEEIWFRKPAAIAEGNNIPVYTPETLKDNAWVELIKSLSPDIIFSFYYRNMIRKDILDIPKVGAFNLHGSLLPKFRGRCPVNWVLIAGERETGVTLHHMLEKPDAGDMVAQRACDITFDDTAYTVFKKMADAARLLMREVLPQFRDGTFKSIPQVGPSSYFGGRRPEDGMILWDKDSLSIYNLTRAVTHPYPGAFTYLDGKKLYIWKAHPEATQEGHAQPGKIISERPLMVNTGNGILKLLRVQMEGEGEMDSEQFIREHDLENKILGGSL; encoded by the coding sequence ATGAAGGTTGTGGTATTCGGATACCACGAGATAGGCTATGTATGCCTTGAAGAACTCGTGAAATTCGGCGCCGAAATTCTCTGCCTCTTTACCCACAAGGATGCACAGGAAGAGGAAATATGGTTCAGAAAACCGGCAGCTATAGCAGAGGGAAATAATATCCCCGTATATACACCCGAGACACTGAAAGACAATGCATGGGTTGAACTTATAAAATCTCTCTCACCGGACATTATCTTTTCCTTTTACTACAGAAACATGATACGCAAAGATATCCTCGATATCCCGAAAGTCGGGGCTTTTAACCTCCATGGGTCATTGCTTCCCAAATTCAGGGGAAGATGTCCTGTGAACTGGGTGCTGATAGCAGGGGAGAGGGAAACCGGTGTTACCCTCCATCATATGCTGGAAAAGCCGGATGCCGGAGATATGGTAGCACAGAGGGCATGTGATATAACGTTCGACGATACTGCATACACGGTATTTAAAAAGATGGCGGATGCGGCAAGGTTGCTCATGAGAGAAGTCCTGCCGCAGTTCAGGGACGGAACCTTTAAAAGCATCCCGCAGGTTGGCCCATCTTCTTATTTCGGCGGGAGGAGACCGGAAGATGGTATGATTTTGTGGGATAAAGACTCTCTATCCATCTATAATCTTACGCGCGCCGTAACACACCCCTATCCCGGTGCATTTACATACCTCGACGGCAAAAAGCTCTACATATGGAAAGCGCATCCGGAGGCAACACAGGAGGGGCATGCACAACCAGGCAAAATCATCTCTGAAAGACCTCTTATGGTCAATACCGGCAATGGTATCTTGAAATTACTGAGGGTGCAGATGGAAGGAGAAGGAGAAATGGACAGCGAACAGTTCATCCGTGAACATGATCTGGAAAATAAAATTCTTGGAGGTAGCCTTTGA
- a CDS encoding glycosyltransferase, producing the protein MEDKPYISVLIPVLNEEESLHELQERLQKTLDSIKKPYEIIYTNDGSIDGTQNILEEFHDRCPAVKVIEFNRNYGQHMAIFAGFGYAKGDIIVTIDADLQNPPEEIPKLVQKVEEGYEVVGTYRKQRKDSLFRRLASIIVNKITSKLVGVKLRDYGCMLRAYQRSIIDNINMCPESSSFIPALANTFAKKIVEIEVEHEERKKGTTKYSLFRLLRLNFDLMTSFSLLPIQFIGVLGVIIAFLGLAFALFLIARRFIVGPEVEGTFTLFGILFFFIGIQIFAMGIIGEYIGRIYQEVRRRPRFIIKSELL; encoded by the coding sequence ATGGAAGATAAGCCCTATATCTCTGTGCTGATACCTGTTTTAAACGAGGAGGAATCCCTTCATGAGTTGCAGGAGAGACTGCAAAAAACACTCGACAGCATCAAGAAACCTTATGAAATTATCTACACCAACGATGGGAGCATCGACGGCACACAGAATATTTTGGAAGAGTTCCATGACCGCTGTCCTGCCGTTAAAGTTATCGAGTTCAACAGAAACTATGGTCAGCACATGGCCATTTTTGCGGGTTTCGGCTATGCAAAAGGCGATATTATTGTCACAATTGATGCGGATTTACAGAATCCACCCGAGGAGATTCCGAAACTTGTCCAAAAGGTCGAGGAAGGCTACGAAGTTGTCGGCACATACAGAAAACAACGGAAGGATTCGCTTTTCAGAAGGCTTGCATCAATTATCGTAAACAAGATTACTTCAAAGCTTGTCGGAGTTAAACTGAGGGATTATGGATGTATGTTAAGGGCATACCAGCGCAGCATTATTGACAATATTAACATGTGTCCGGAATCATCAAGCTTCATACCTGCCCTCGCAAATACATTTGCCAAAAAAATTGTTGAAATAGAAGTCGAACATGAGGAAAGGAAAAAAGGAACGACAAAGTACAGTCTTTTCCGGCTTCTTCGCTTGAATTTTGACCTTATGACAAGCTTTTCATTGCTGCCGATTCAATTTATAGGCGTACTCGGGGTTATCATAGCGTTTCTGGGGCTTGCCTTCGCCCTATTCCTCATTGCGAGAAGATTCATTGTAGGCCCTGAAGTGGAGGGCACATTCACACTTTTCGGGATATTATTCTTTTTCATAGGGATCCAGATATTTGCTATGGGCATCATAGGAGAGTATATCGGAAGGATTTACCAGGAGGTCAGAAGAAGGCCAAGGTTTATCATCAAAAGCGAGTTATTATGA
- a CDS encoding glycosyltransferase family 39 protein gives MKVIVIILTCYVLFIQNLGGVALWDPDEPRQAIMAKEMMDRKDYIHPYLNGKPYLEKPPLYPWMIIAASKLKGTVSEFSSRLPAALSATLLVIITYYLGCSLVNPLTGFLSAFILATNYQFLSNARESVMDMTFACLIGLTVFLNYIYISKGKRLYFMLSFIPAALGILTKGPAGLVLPALVTFFYLISRKELKRFMLPLIAGCIISAALSSIWFFLAGQEYIKEFILRQNVTRYTNAFDHIETLYYYFHKLFFNFLPWSILLPFAVYHAFKRKIWFPLIWFIVIFLFFEFSTSKRAIYLLSCYPACALLCGIYIKDKWPWLLENPITNILVRSFAFLLLIIPLAAIFVLNLLNSPVVNVFKQESVTLYFYITVLILTGGAFFYAVKKKSHTLTLSVLFFYFVFTGYFYHNLYMPVMDKNFKSPRLITDRIGNLKEGKDIHTYGFSSAGIIFYIGKPIQIFKNLDELKDKKNDILLIVEDEQSQHMDKDLNLLFLPVRKAHYEKEHYTIYVRKDGR, from the coding sequence ATGAAAGTAATAGTCATTATTCTCACATGTTATGTCTTATTTATTCAGAACCTCGGTGGGGTTGCGCTCTGGGATCCCGATGAACCGAGACAGGCGATCATGGCAAAAGAGATGATGGATAGAAAAGATTATATACATCCTTATTTAAACGGAAAACCGTATCTTGAAAAACCGCCTTTATATCCATGGATGATTATTGCTGCATCAAAACTCAAGGGCACAGTCAGTGAATTCTCATCAAGACTGCCGGCTGCATTGTCGGCTACATTACTTGTGATTATTACATATTATCTTGGCTGCTCTCTGGTAAATCCGCTGACAGGGTTTCTTTCCGCCTTTATCCTTGCTACAAATTACCAGTTTCTCTCCAATGCACGCGAATCTGTGATGGATATGACCTTTGCATGTCTTATCGGGCTTACCGTATTTCTTAATTATATCTATATTTCTAAAGGAAAGAGGCTTTATTTCATGCTGTCCTTTATCCCTGCCGCCCTGGGGATACTCACAAAAGGGCCTGCAGGGCTTGTACTGCCCGCCCTGGTAACCTTTTTTTACCTGATCAGCAGGAAGGAGTTGAAAAGATTCATGCTTCCTCTTATAGCAGGGTGCATAATATCTGCCGCACTCTCTTCAATATGGTTTTTTCTTGCAGGTCAGGAGTATATAAAGGAATTTATTTTGAGGCAGAATGTAACGCGTTACACAAACGCCTTCGATCATATAGAAACCTTATACTATTATTTTCATAAGCTGTTTTTTAATTTTCTCCCCTGGAGTATCCTGCTCCCCTTTGCAGTCTACCATGCCTTTAAAAGAAAAATCTGGTTTCCCCTTATATGGTTTATTGTTATCTTTCTCTTTTTCGAGTTTTCAACGAGCAAGAGAGCCATATACCTACTGTCCTGTTATCCTGCATGTGCATTGTTATGTGGTATCTATATAAAGGATAAGTGGCCATGGCTTCTGGAAAACCCGATAACAAATATTTTGGTCAGGTCTTTTGCCTTTCTTCTATTAATTATACCCCTTGCTGCCATTTTTGTACTCAATCTCCTGAACTCCCCTGTGGTAAATGTTTTTAAGCAAGAGTCCGTTACCCTTTATTTTTATATAACCGTACTTATTCTCACAGGTGGCGCCTTCTTCTATGCTGTAAAGAAAAAATCACATACCCTGACCCTTTCTGTACTATTCTTTTATTTTGTGTTTACCGGTTATTTTTATCACAACTTATACATGCCTGTGATGGATAAAAACTTTAAATCTCCGAGACTGATAACTGACAGAATAGGCAATCTGAAAGAAGGCAAAGACATCCATACATACGGTTTTTCTTCCGCAGGGATAATATTCTACATAGGCAAACCCATTCAGATATTCAAGAACTTAGACGAGCTAAAAGACAAAAAAAATGATATACTTCTCATAGTTGAAGACGAACAATCGCAACATATGGATAAAGACCTGAATTTGTTATTTTTGCCGGTACGGAAGGCTCATTACGAAAAAGAACACTATACGATTTATGTGAGGAAAGATGGAAGATAA
- a CDS encoding site-specific integrase produces MRGSIVKKGSVYYAVIAIGSKRKWIKGGDTRKDAERVLNENLPSAQNGTFRDIKKTTFAEFGKIWIDSYVATNIKETAQGEYKYVVGRFTKHFGNALLQNITGAHIQTFIVKRLNEVEPSTTQRDVVILKEMLKHAYQWGYTNRNPGEFIKNPRISKKEVTILDINEAYKFLEKMHPHYHVAVLTAILTGLRANELWGLTWDDIDLNTGTIHVRYSLWKGKLYEPKTETSKRRIDISNSLALELKKWKLQCPVNKLNLVFPSKRGKPVIHSNFVKCYFNPALQKAEATKVKWHSVRHTNASVRIRSEQNPKYLSQQLGHSSIKITYDLYGHLFNDADFSKSQVAKLENTFYGR; encoded by the coding sequence ATGAGAGGAAGCATAGTAAAAAAAGGAAGTGTTTATTATGCTGTCATTGCCATTGGAAGTAAGCGCAAATGGATAAAGGGCGGTGACACAAGGAAAGATGCTGAAAGGGTACTAAACGAAAACTTACCATCGGCACAAAACGGAACATTCCGGGATATTAAAAAGACAACATTCGCAGAATTTGGAAAGATATGGATTGACAGTTATGTTGCAACCAATATCAAAGAAACGGCACAAGGAGAATATAAATACGTTGTAGGGAGGTTTACAAAACATTTTGGCAATGCTCTATTGCAGAACATAACAGGGGCACACATACAAACCTTTATAGTTAAAAGGTTAAATGAAGTAGAACCTTCTACAACACAACGAGACGTTGTTATTTTAAAGGAGATGCTTAAACACGCTTATCAATGGGGATATACTAATAGAAATCCGGGAGAGTTTATAAAAAACCCCCGTATATCCAAGAAAGAAGTGACTATATTGGACATCAATGAAGCATACAAATTCTTAGAGAAAATGCACCCTCATTATCATGTTGCAGTTTTAACAGCGATCCTTACAGGACTTAGGGCTAATGAGTTATGGGGGCTTACATGGGATGATATAGATTTAAATACCGGAACGATCCATGTAAGGTATTCTCTTTGGAAAGGCAAACTTTACGAACCCAAAACAGAAACGAGCAAAAGGAGAATTGATATTTCAAATTCTCTTGCACTGGAATTGAAAAAGTGGAAACTGCAATGCCCTGTTAATAAGCTAAATCTTGTTTTTCCTTCAAAACGTGGAAAGCCTGTAATCCATAGCAATTTCGTTAAGTGTTATTTCAATCCGGCATTACAAAAAGCAGAGGCAACAAAGGTTAAATGGCACAGTGTAAGGCACACAAATGCCAGTGTTAGGATCAGAAGCGAACAAAATCCAAAATACCTTTCTCAACAGTTAGGACATTCAAGTATCAAGATCACCTATGACCTATATGGACACCTCTTTAATGATGCAGATTTTTCCAAGTCGCAGGTTGCAAAATTGGAGAATACATTTTATGGCCGTTAG
- a CDS encoding helix-turn-helix domain-containing protein has protein sequence MVKSIGSITLYDVEDIAKALEMNPRIIRSWFTTGKLKGKKVGKNWMITEEDLREFFSNKDKGGERVTPKTKRKTEET, from the coding sequence ATGGTAAAATCAATTGGCAGTATTACTCTTTATGATGTTGAAGATATTGCAAAGGCACTTGAAATGAATCCCCGGATCATTCGTTCATGGTTTACCACAGGGAAACTCAAGGGAAAGAAAGTGGGAAAGAACTGGATGATCACAGAGGAAGATTTGAGAGAGTTTTTTTCGAATAAAGACAAAGGAGGTGAAAGGGTTACACCAAAAACGAAAAGGAAAACGGAGGAGACATGA
- a CDS encoding helix-turn-helix domain-containing protein, giving the protein MKIELESSDIQAIAEKVAELIKPMLSGQQDTRQDELISVEGVARILNKSKGQVYQWVNNSQHGLFDFPYMKAGKSLRFSKNAILQWMKQHGNG; this is encoded by the coding sequence ATGAAGATTGAACTTGAATCCTCAGACATTCAGGCCATAGCAGAAAAGGTTGCTGAACTTATCAAACCCATGCTGTCCGGGCAACAGGACACCAGACAAGATGAACTTATCTCAGTGGAAGGTGTTGCAAGGATTTTGAATAAAAGCAAAGGGCAAGTGTATCAATGGGTGAATAACTCACAACATGGCCTTTTTGATTTTCCCTATATGAAAGCAGGCAAGTCTTTGAGGTTCTCGAAAAATGCAATCTTGCAGTGGATGAAACAACATGGAAATGGTTAG
- a CDS encoding AAA family ATPase, whose protein sequence is MITNEQVEQLRDKFKKDTTTQTPTNNGKVDVEAYLNHYGMRYKVKQNGKSTIYALDECLFDPDHTQGESSIIQLPDGKLLYQCFHNSCQGKKWEDARKIISGTDSLAQFMSLSHCLPIYSSGQKDNKDYQGFTECQVGQCPDNKEDVFDPYSVLKRGSELLNLDIHVEWVIDKLIPKESIILLHGRGGIGKTWLTLIVADAVSKGIPFMGQGTVQSPVVFVDFENSFPVLVERVKKLQAGDVLFWHNTNEVKPPKIDSQEWDLYKKLPVGLIIYDTLRASQTKDENDSRQMAFVMSRLKELRDMGFTILLLHHTPKGNEQTYKGSTAILDLADHVLSLHKVRKGTLEETDDEDSETPYYRFGTKSKTRYEPFHIFIEFNNERGFMLAEDPDTNELEEIYELLKEAPEPLKQGEVFELVKTKLGIHSKGKLIKLLNKGTGKYWEAKKDEGKGRAIRYCPIVPPYIYKDSKTIKEYQRSTEGHISNCPDSNEQRESIVSLSTEERTISERNKMQTVDSSILSDCPEDRKTERTETIDGFIIEEDDIPEVEGERWQY, encoded by the coding sequence ATGATAACGAATGAACAGGTTGAACAATTAAGGGATAAATTCAAAAAAGATACCACGACACAAACCCCGACCAATAACGGGAAAGTGGACGTTGAAGCGTATTTGAATCATTACGGGATGAGATATAAAGTTAAGCAGAATGGAAAAAGCACCATATATGCCCTCGATGAATGTCTATTTGACCCTGATCACACACAGGGCGAATCAAGCATAATTCAATTACCGGACGGGAAACTTTTATATCAATGCTTTCACAATTCTTGTCAGGGGAAAAAATGGGAAGATGCAAGAAAGATAATTTCAGGAACCGATTCCCTTGCTCAATTTATGTCTTTGTCTCATTGTCTACCTATATATAGTAGTGGACAAAAGGACAATAAGGACTATCAAGGGTTTACAGAGTGTCAAGTTGGTCAATGTCCGGACAATAAAGAAGATGTTTTTGACCCTTATTCTGTCCTCAAAAGAGGGTCAGAATTGCTTAACCTCGATATTCATGTTGAATGGGTAATTGATAAACTGATTCCAAAAGAGAGTATTATCCTTTTACATGGCCGGGGTGGTATTGGAAAAACATGGTTGACCCTTATTGTTGCCGATGCTGTTTCAAAGGGCATACCGTTTATGGGACAAGGTACCGTTCAATCACCCGTTGTCTTTGTTGACTTTGAGAATTCTTTCCCTGTCCTCGTTGAAAGGGTCAAGAAGTTACAGGCCGGTGATGTTCTCTTTTGGCACAATACAAATGAGGTAAAACCCCCAAAAATAGACTCTCAGGAATGGGATTTATACAAGAAACTTCCCGTTGGTCTTATCATATACGATACCCTCAGAGCTTCACAGACAAAAGACGAGAACGATTCAAGGCAGATGGCTTTTGTTATGTCCAGATTAAAGGAACTCAGGGACATGGGTTTTACTATTCTTCTCCTGCACCATACACCTAAAGGTAATGAGCAGACATATAAAGGATCAACGGCAATCCTCGACCTTGCAGATCATGTCCTTTCCCTTCATAAAGTGAGAAAAGGGACTCTTGAAGAAACAGACGATGAAGACAGCGAGACCCCTTATTATCGTTTTGGAACAAAGAGCAAGACAAGATATGAACCTTTTCATATTTTTATTGAATTCAACAATGAACGAGGGTTTATGCTTGCTGAAGACCCGGACACTAACGAACTTGAAGAAATATACGAACTTCTCAAAGAAGCACCGGAACCATTAAAACAGGGTGAAGTGTTCGAACTTGTCAAAACAAAGTTAGGAATTCATTCAAAGGGTAAATTAATAAAACTACTCAACAAAGGGACGGGTAAATATTGGGAAGCAAAAAAGGATGAAGGAAAAGGCAGGGCAATTCGTTATTGTCCGATTGTCCCTCCATATATATATAAGGACAGCAAGACAATTAAAGAATATCAACGTTCTACAGAGGGCCATATTTCTAATTGTCCAGACAGTAACGAACAGAGAGAAAGTATTGTCTCTTTGTCCACCGAAGAAAGGACAATAAGCGAAAGAAACAAGATGCAAACTGTTGATAGTAGTATATTGTCCGATTGTCCAGAGGACAGAAAGACAGAGAGGACAGAGACAATTGACGGGTTTATTATTGAAGAAGATGACATTCCCGAAGTAGAGGGCGAAAGATGGCAATATTGA